The Vicia villosa cultivar HV-30 ecotype Madison, WI unplaced genomic scaffold, Vvil1.0 ctg.001478F_1_1, whole genome shotgun sequence DNA segment cttatggaacgggctaccgaaaacAAAAAGATCAAGAGGCTAAGAACAATATGTTAGTTAAAATAATTTGGAACCAAGCTTCAGGAGATCTTGATTTGAAATTGGAGAACAGAATTTTGAAATAATATCTAAAGCAACTTTTAAGTTTTGAGGAATTTTCCTTTTAAGttttgtttgagagtttggagggtGTCTGTATGTGTgtgtgaaaatttcaaaaatcaatttaaaaaaaaaacataaagaaacctttaatattttttaatgagACATTAAATTGACGAGTTTGTTTTCTTCTATTATATATTGAAATTAGCACGAATAAAAGAGTTATACTTACCACAATTGACAAATTGATAATCCACCATAAGATAACCACGAGTAAACCCAATTCCAGAGCTATCCAATTTTCGAAACACACCAATATCTAAGACAAGCCCTCCGTTAGTGCACTTATCAACAATTCTTACTGTTCTCGACACCATCTTTCCATTTTCACTGTTTGTCACCTACaatcaaacaaatttaaaatataataaacttttcATTTAAGCAGTTGTTAATTTTCCTTCTATTTCTATATAAACTTTATTATGAGTCATTCATATATTGTATGAAACCAAAATTTTAAgagaattataaataaaaaataacatatttaacaATACCATACATTTAAGCAGTTGCCACATACTGCTTTGCCAAAAGGCCAAATAGGTGCACAAAAAGCAGCCCAATCATATTTGCTGCGCCATGCCAATGATTTGCTTGCATCCTGAGCTGCGCAGAATACATTCAAAGTGTTCATGTCCCACTTACTTTTTTGAGGATTGTATGACTCATATGTAGCCCTCACGTTGTTGCCACTTTGAGCAGAGGCCAATGCTATAGCACAAAGTATCAATACCTCCACTAGGAAAAGCTTCCACATCTTATCTGAAGTATGAAAAAGGAAATCACCCAGTTTTGTAATACCGGTGTTACTAGGGAATGAAAAGGTACATAGACAAGTTATATAAATTCTTTCACATATATTAGCGTATAAATTACTTCTTGACGCAATTAACGTATAGGTTGTGACAAAGCTCAATGAGTCAATAGTATAATTGATAAAAAAGATTTGGATTAACGGCGAAATGCACGGAAATTTGTTgctatataatttttaattatttttttaaagaaaaatctaaataaatGTTAATAATTTCTTTACCGTTCATGATAGAACGAAGGAAATATAATATAGAACATTGTAGCTCAAACTAATTGTTAGCTTAATTTTGGTTGTGCAGTGaacaaaattgattttaagtgaaattattatataaaatgaactttagttaaaaataaattgaaGATAAAGTTTAgacataaaataaatttttgataaaataagtTGAATGATAAACTTTAATATAACAACCGCCGATGTACagaaaatattatttgatttttataaagaaatatatatttgaaaaaataatttaaatatttcataTTAAGTATACATTTTATaagtttaaattaaataaaaaattatatatatatatatatatatatatatatatatatatatatatatatataaacaaaaattcATATATTAATCAACTTTTAGAAATCAACTTATTTTACGTTAATAATAATCTTCAAAATTAAACTATAATAATTAGATAAACCATGATAaacaaaatcagaaaaaaaaatagtaaataaagaaAAGAACGTATAAATAAGAGAtggaaataaaaagataaaaaattgaatgatataataaattaaaattaataaatatcaataaaattaagaaaaaaacttcaaaatcaaTACCTATCAAAAAATATGATCaagaattaataaaaatcaataaatttaaaattacattaacatattataatattgaaaaataattttcaacATCCATCTTTTAATTCTCCATCTTATATAATTCAACTAATTcgacaaaatatttaaaaaatatatattatataatacttCAAAATTTATACcttaataaaataagaaaaacttcaaaatGTATGCctataaacaaataataaaaaattaccatatgttaataaaatcaaaaggacatcacatattataaaattgaatagaaaatatagataaaaaatatCTTCTAACTCTCCATCTTTCACAATCCAATTCATCaacaatttgtttttaaatatattttgtaatGTTTCAAAATTTGtacctaaaaaaattaaaaattaactaatattagcaaaaataaaaatcaagacATACAAATATAAGGAATATGTGCCTCTCTTCTGTCGTCATTCTCACCCACAATTTTTTACGGATCTAGTTTTGAACCTACATTTTACATTCTTCTGCCGTCATTGCAGCCCATCATTTCTCATGTATCTACATTCAACccaattcttttagaaatttattAAACATTTATCAATGGCATAATAAAGTATATGTGAGATTTAATGACATGAGAAGTAAAGATTGCGATTGAGATGGACATGAAAAGTAAATATTGTAATTgagatgaaaatgaaaattaaatattgTGATTGAGATGAAATACGAAAATAAGGAAATTTTGTGTGAGATTTAATGACATAAATTATGATTGAGATGAAATAGTATCATAAGGATTGGTTATTTATAAAAGGGAATGATAGGGAATAGGTGCGTGAGGTGGGATTGGTTATGAAATTGAATTGATAGTGATCTTACCGAGcggatcagatggccagcaaaaatgaaggcttgaagttcgggATGGTTGATGGgaaaaaagggttgtacctgcaaggcactccgatgccaaagtaagtaggtattccacaaggtacaacaaagtgagaagATTTGGAGGTGGAAAAAGGTTACCTTGCCCTCTGTTatgagagggctatttatagggtgCCCTTATGCGAAATTGGCTCCGTCTTCTGAGGTGGAGATTTTGGTGATGCGAGGGCTGGCTGTTTGCCGGGCACGAGTGTGCCTCGTGGTCGGTTGTCCAAAGCGTCTGCCCAGAGTGGTCTGGAGAAGGTCGCCACGCGTGGTCCAAAGCGCCTTAGGCCGAAGGTTGGGTTGGCCCAATTAGATCGATTGGGTCGGctcagaacaggagccccccaagtcgttgcttctgcTCGTGGGAGTGACGACTTAGAGGAAGTTGATCCCGGGGACCTGCAGAGGACGCGCGCTCAGGGCATCCGAGGGGGATAGGCCTGAGGCTTCCAAGGAGAGGAAGGGTCAGGCCGCGAGTTAGGAAGCGTAACGTTTTGGAGAAGTTAGTTGGGGGGCGCGTCGCATTTAATACAAAATGATGGCTACCCTATACCCAGTCCATTAGGGTTAATGATGGCCATGCCTTTTCAGTGTTGCACGTGTGGCGCATGTGACATCTTTAACAGCCTATAAATACCAGGGTCTGCCATTTTCcctaaaattttcaaattcttCTACTTTGCTTTCTCTTCTCTACCGCCGACCGAGAGTTTAAATGTGGTGATCTTCTTCTTGTTCTTCACTTCATCCGCGAAAAACCTTACATGTAAGTtcgtttttggttttgttttatgGCTTTCCATGCTTTGATGTTTGTTAGGAATCGATTGCATGTGGTTAGGGTAGGTTTTAGGGATGATTTTTGACGAAGGTATAGGATGAAACTGTCGATAAGTGGCGGAGATGGAGGATTTCTCTGTCGCTTACGTCGGAGTACGGTTGATTTTTCCATGAGGATAACGTTTAGCCTTTTGATGGAATTTTGGGATGATTGATCAACCGTGACTGAGTTTTTAGTGTTTTTTCTAGGAGAGTAGGCCGTCATGGCGTAGTGTGTGTTTTCCTTTTGATCGGATTCTTTTTTTCTGGATAGGGACAAGGTCGCGGGCCGTTCGGTCTTTTGACCGTTGGTGCGCCCTTTCACTCCGAACGGtagtggaagggtggatttgatttaacTGTTGAATTCAATGTTCTCCCCTGTGTTTCAGGTGAAATATGAACGAAGTGGGACGCACGTCAGCCTCTAGTTCGTCGTCTTCCACTCCTCCGGCTCGGCAGGAGCTGCCCCTGTCGGCCTGGATGGTCCAGGAAGCGCTTGACGTCGAGAGTTATTTTCTAGAGGATGACTCAAACATCTTCACGGAGATCAGGGGTTATGTGGACCCTTCCAGGGATACCTCCATGTCGTCCTCGATTTTTcatgggatgcgaactgactcttctttcattttttgagttgtgaaatcagagagtcgccaccgacttttattttatcaaattaagggaaggtgttacaaaggggtaggttatacaaagggaaggtgttagcacccctttgtatccatggttatccatgggatcttaattgcttagctcacttgtttgaatcgtttgtcttgctttgaaatgcttgtatgtggttttaaatacttttgtaaagaatttaactttgtaatgatccttgtgcggatgtatacaaagtgtttcatctttcgaaagatgttttgatggtttgaaaaaaaagatttttaacttcgtaatgatccttgtttggatatatacaaagtgttgtctttttgaaagttttgttttgaaaaaagcaATGATATGTGAAacgtttgttgttttgtttgatttgagcaagcaattaggagatctaccctaagttcgtaaggtcctttcctattttctttttagaaaattttccttgactggaaacagaagaagaaatttgaatcgtatttgaaatagtagaattgatttttgaaaagagtaacagagggattaccctaagaggtgcaagtgtgattgtgttttattttcaaatatttttgtctttgaaattagtgatctagcgcttcagttattattcttgtcatacacgcaattttatatgtacagaatttaaagtgcgagaatgtaaaatgcggaaaataaatctacgctattacatcgattgtgcgagaaatgtaaactacgctatttacatgaatttgacaacctatacacttatctatcaatttaaattgcaataagataaaaggaaagtatttttttggatttttggatggttgattttaattaaaattaatgcataattaatttaattaaaatgttaggaattagaaataaaatttaaacctaaaaaattaagtctaaaatatgtccaaattgtatgtcaattaattttaaaataaaattaatttttttttataattttttgaaattgtttttgaggttattaagttaattaacacataattatgcaaataattacagacataaattaaacttaaagagaaaaataatctaattatgtccaaaattagtctataatatataaactaaatttactaaaagaaattatttttttctgattttttgatagtttagaaataattaaaaagtaaatataacaatattatctaattaattaaacaaaatattttaattatgaagaaaaataacatatttctatgtcaaaaaataatatattattttatcaacctaaaagtatttttattatatttgtttgatttttaaaactatttttaaataattttacaaatgaaaactaaataaaatagaaaatatattaaatatggatCATGTGTGGCTGATGGGAGAGTCCATGGTGTGGACTAGCGTGTCATGGGCGTTGGATCTTGAATTAATGATATCTGAGGGTTGTAATCATAAGGCACATGATATGATGGTGGAACGCAAAGCATCTGATTGGTCTGAAATTTAAAACACACACGCGCGCAAACCAGCCAACCAGGGAacgccacgtcttcgtcttcttcatttcaaaattctgcaaccgtaggtaaaggcTTTACCAAGGGTTTTGTCCGTCACTACAGCACCTGCAAATCGAAAATCACAAGACAGGCTATATAAATAAGACATGGGACCATGGATCGACTGCAAATGATCCACTGATCACAACCATGGCCTTAGTTTGGTCAGATTTTGCCTTAAACGAAAAGTCCCATTTCGagcttcaaaaaccctaaaatggaaAATGCTCATATAAGtgaccaaacttc contains these protein-coding regions:
- the LOC131635399 gene encoding pathogenesis-related protein PR-4-like, with the translated sequence MWKLFLVEVLILCAIALASAQSGNNVRATYESYNPQKSKWDMNTLNVFCAAQDASKSLAWRSKYDWAAFCAPIWPFGKAVCGNCLNVTNSENGKMVSRTVRIVDKCTNGGLVLDIGVFRKLDSSGIGFTRGYLMVDYQFVNCVCSDGTHDCQSATTSILLSSTPTAAPTQSPTSSTPTLVPITIGMYFILLLIQI